The nucleotide sequence CACTTAAAAACGACTATGGTATTTGGGTTAATCCAAACGGTGGAGAAATTGGAGAAAAAATGTTTAGAGTTGGCCATATCGGAAATTTAACTCTAAAAGATAATGATGTACTTATTGATGCATTACATGATTTGGAAAAAAAGGAATTTTAAAATAATGAATTTTTCAAATGCCTTTCATTTAAATGAGATAAAATGAATACTGAAGATACTTTACAACATATTAAAGATGTTGAACTTTTAATTTTAAACGATTTCATTAATATTTGTGATGAAAATAACATTGATTATTATTTATTTTTCGGGACAGAAATTGGTGCCGTTAGACATCAAGGTTTCATCCCATGGGATGACGATATTGATGTTATACTTTTTAGAGAGGATTATGAAAAATTCTTAAAAGTCATGGAAGAAAAAAACAGTGAAAAATACACAGTTTTTGATTCAAGATATGATGAAAATTATTTTTTCCAATTTGGTCGTTTGTCATTAAATGGAACTTACTGGTCTGAATATTGGGATAATCAGGTTCCCTTTAAGTTAGGTATTCATATTGACTTATTTATTCTAGATAAAGTTCCTGAAAATAAATTTAAAAGATTTTTTTATATGAAAAGATGTTTGTTGTTTTCAAAATTTGCTTCAATTTCCTCAATAAGGCTTGAAGAGGGTTCTAAATTTTTAATTGCTACTGTAAATAGTTTGCATGCTTTATTCAATAAGATTGGTTTTACACCAGAATACTTCCAGAAGAAAGGTCCTAAGCTATTTAGAAAATATGAAAATAAAAATTATGGTTGTTGGGCAGATTTAACAATGAATGAGCAACCTTATTTTAAAACTGGAGATTTCAAACCTCCAAAAAAAGTTAAATTTGAAGACATATGTGCTAAAATTCC is from Methanobrevibacter sp. and encodes:
- a CDS encoding LicD family protein encodes the protein MNTEDTLQHIKDVELLILNDFINICDENNIDYYLFFGTEIGAVRHQGFIPWDDDIDVILFREDYEKFLKVMEEKNSEKYTVFDSRYDENYFFQFGRLSLNGTYWSEYWDNQVPFKLGIHIDLFILDKVPENKFKRFFYMKRCLLFSKFASISSIRLEEGSKFLIATVNSLHALFNKIGFTPEYFQKKGPKLFRKYENKNYGCWADLTMNEQPYFKTGDFKPPKKVKFEDICAKIPNNQEATLGQIFGDYMQLPPEEDRVAHILNEIDFGKY